One genomic region from Geotrypetes seraphini chromosome 17, aGeoSer1.1, whole genome shotgun sequence encodes:
- the OMD gene encoding osteomodulin, which translates to MGMLAELFVILLFVFTAFGQYNYNYYSDHDYDPEPDDDYPPAYHFNPNTQYDIPHVPYATDCARECFCPPAFPLSMLCDNRKLKTIPYIPAHIQQLHLQFNNIEAVTAKAFINSTNLREINLSHNKLMSNMIDDGVFAKLPHLAQLYLHHNNLEEIPSPLPNTIERLFLGFNKISRLQHNVMQGLVNMTMLDLCNNHLDDSAVKGKAFSKLKSLMQLNLCNNKLLSMPPDLPSSLMYLSLENNSISAIPENYFNKLPYIHAIRMSYNSLQEVPLNAFNVANLVELSLGHNKLKQVFQVPKSLEHLYLQDNELEIINVTLLCPAIDPMNSNRLTYLRVEKNKLKAPISTLAFLCFPHIQSIYYGEQKGKDAQIPILPQFPMPHDHDEEEEEERGAWPVIHEEDDEEDEHGGTDHDDFDPYPY; encoded by the exons ATGGGCATGCTGGCTGAATTGTTTGTTATCCTACTCTTTGTGTTCACTGCTTTTGGTCAATATAACTATAATTACTACAGTGATCACGATTATGACCCAGAGCCAGATGACGACTATCCACCAGCCTATCATTTTAATCCTAACACACAATATGATATTCCTCATGTTCCATATGCTACCGATTGTGCCCGGGAATGTTTCTGCCCACCAGCCTTTCCTCTGTCCATGCTCTGTGATAATCGCAAGCTGAAGACCATTCCATATATTCCAGCCCATATTCAGCAACTCCACCTTCAATTCAACAACATTGAAGCTGTGACTGCAAAAGCATTTATTAATTCTACAAATCTGAGAGAAATCAACCTCAGCCACAACAAATTAATGTCCAATATGATCGATGATGGTGTGTTTGCTAAGCTTCCACACTTGGCACAACTCTACCTGCATCATAATAATTTAGAGGAAattccatctcctcttcccaaCACGATTGAAAGACTCTTCCTTGGTTTTAACAAGATTTCTAGATTACAGCATAACGTCATGCAAGGTCTAGTCAACATGACCATGCTTGATCTCTGCAATAACCATCTTGATGACTCTGCCGTGAAAGGAAAAGCtttttccaaactgaaaagccTCATGCAGCTCAATTTGTGCAACAACAAACTGCTTTCTATGCCGCCTGATTTGCCATCCTCTCTCATGTACCTTTCCCTAGAAAACAATTCTATTTCTGCCATTCCAGagaattattttaataaacttccCTACATCCATGCAATCAGGATGTCATACAACAGTCTGCAGGAAGTTCCTCTCAATGCGTTTAACGTCGCCAACCTGGTAGAGCTCAGCCTAGGACACAATAAACTGAAGCAAGTTTTCCAAGTTCCAAAGTCATTGGAGCATTTATATCTTCAGGACAATGAGCTTGAAA TAATAAATGTTACATTGCTGTGTCCGGCAATTGATCCAATGAACAGCAATCGCTTGACCTACCTTCGTGTGGAAAAAAATAAGCTAAAAGCTCCAATAAGCACATTGGCCTTTCTTTGCTTTCCTCACATACAAAGTATTTACTACGGAGAACAAAAAGGAAAGGATGCTCAAATCCCAATATTGCCCCAGTTCCCAATGCCCCATGATCATgacgaggaggaagaggaagagagaggagcaTGGCCAGTAATACATGAAGAGGACGACGAAGAAGATGAACATGGTGGAACTGACCATGATGATTTTGATCCATACCCATACTGA